A genomic region of Bradyrhizobium sp. ORS 278 contains the following coding sequences:
- a CDS encoding LrgB family protein, translating to MTLVALWREPLVQAAVWSLATILLYLLAKRVHRRWPRWWLMPLAVAPALLMIAALALNVSYRDYIRGTHWLVALLGPATVAFAVPIYEQRALIRRRWPLLLAGMVAGSLTAVATSWALAYVLGIDGELRLSLLPRSMSTPFAMEVSGEIGGSPDLTAVFVVLTGIIGAAVGDVVLARLPLRSTLAKGALFGVGAHGAGTARAHQIGREEGAIAGLVMVLVGLMNVALAPLIIQLMK from the coding sequence ATGACTCTCGTGGCGCTGTGGCGTGAGCCGCTGGTCCAGGCTGCTGTCTGGTCGCTGGCGACGATTCTGCTCTATCTGCTTGCCAAGCGCGTCCACCGGCGCTGGCCGCGCTGGTGGCTGATGCCGCTCGCGGTGGCGCCGGCGCTGTTGATGATCGCGGCGCTCGCGCTCAACGTTTCCTATCGCGACTACATCCGCGGCACGCATTGGCTGGTTGCGCTGCTCGGACCGGCTACAGTCGCCTTCGCGGTGCCGATCTATGAGCAGCGCGCGCTGATCCGCCGCCGCTGGCCGCTGCTGCTCGCCGGCATGGTCGCCGGCAGCCTCACCGCGGTTGCGACCAGCTGGGCGCTGGCCTATGTGCTCGGCATCGACGGTGAGCTGCGGCTGAGCCTGCTGCCGCGCTCGATGAGCACGCCGTTCGCGATGGAGGTCTCCGGCGAGATCGGCGGCAGTCCCGACCTCACCGCCGTGTTCGTCGTGCTCACCGGCATCATCGGCGCGGCGGTCGGCGATGTCGTCCTTGCCCGGCTGCCGCTGCGCTCGACGCTGGCCAAGGGCGCGCTGTTCGGCGTCGGCGCGCATGGCGCCGGCACCGCGCGTGCCCACCAGATCGGCCGCGAGGAAGGCGCGATCGCCGGCCTCGTGATGGTGCTCGTCGGGCTGATGAACGTCGCGCTGGCGCCGCTGATCATTCAGCTGATGAAGTGA
- a CDS encoding carboxylate-amine ligase — translation MGLDPKILERLRLGLSDDERRLVIRSATGGEEVTEYSFGIEEEYFLVDAKTLDVAIRTPDDLFDAANWSTGGQAMREMLQAQLEVATNVHVDVGDAREELKFLRREVASVAGQYGLTILACSTHPTALWRNSQPTPKPRYAEMMEDLRIVGQRNMLCGMHVHVQLPDPDRRFAVMRAMIPYIPVFIALSASSPFWNSRETGLKGYRLAAYDELPRTGLPELFTSKKQYDRYVAALTKSGVMPDESHVWWAMRPSLRHPTLELRAPDVCTAVDDAVAIASLYRALARHLYLNPELADAVGNVERAIAVENKWRAQRYGTDCLFVTEDGPVTGQEILNRTIADVAEHAEALGCLAEVERCRTIMQFGSSADYQLQAYRESGGQLAAVTQWIAAATVSRAEPPQSQPSVEPVR, via the coding sequence ATGGGATTGGACCCGAAGATCCTCGAACGGCTGCGGCTCGGCCTGAGCGACGACGAGCGTCGGCTCGTGATCCGCTCCGCCACGGGCGGGGAAGAGGTGACCGAATATTCCTTCGGTATCGAAGAGGAGTACTTCCTCGTCGACGCGAAGACGCTGGATGTCGCGATCCGCACTCCCGATGATCTGTTCGACGCGGCGAACTGGTCGACCGGCGGGCAGGCGATGCGCGAGATGCTGCAGGCTCAGCTGGAGGTGGCGACCAACGTTCATGTCGACGTCGGGGATGCGCGCGAGGAGCTAAAATTCCTCCGCCGCGAGGTGGCGAGCGTTGCTGGCCAGTATGGCCTGACGATCCTCGCCTGCTCGACGCATCCGACCGCGCTGTGGCGCAACTCGCAGCCCACGCCGAAGCCGCGCTATGCCGAGATGATGGAGGATCTGCGCATCGTCGGCCAGCGCAACATGCTGTGCGGCATGCACGTGCACGTCCAGCTGCCGGATCCCGACCGGCGCTTCGCGGTCATGCGCGCGATGATCCCCTATATCCCGGTGTTCATTGCGCTCTCGGCATCCTCGCCATTCTGGAATTCACGCGAGACGGGGTTGAAGGGCTATCGCCTCGCCGCCTATGACGAGCTGCCGCGAACCGGCCTGCCGGAACTGTTCACGTCGAAGAAGCAGTACGACCGTTATGTCGCGGCGTTGACCAAGTCCGGCGTGATGCCCGACGAGAGTCATGTGTGGTGGGCGATGCGACCGTCGCTGCGGCATCCCACCTTGGAATTGCGCGCGCCCGACGTCTGCACGGCGGTCGACGACGCCGTGGCGATCGCCTCGCTGTACCGCGCCTTGGCGCGGCATCTTTATCTCAATCCCGAGCTCGCCGATGCGGTCGGCAACGTCGAACGCGCGATCGCGGTCGAGAACAAATGGCGGGCGCAACGCTACGGTACCGACTGCCTGTTTGTGACCGAGGATGGTCCCGTGACCGGACAGGAGATCCTCAATCGGACGATCGCCGATGTCGCTGAACATGCCGAGGCGCTCGGCTGTCTCGCCGAGGTCGAGCGCTGCCGGACCATCATGCAGTTCGGCAGCTCGGCGGACTATCAGCTGCAAGCCTATCGCGAGTCCGGGGGGCAATTGGCAGCGGTGACGCAATGGATTGCGGCCGCGACGGTATCGCGCGCCGAGCCGCCGCAGTCGCAGCCGTCTGTCGAGCCGGTGCGATAG
- a CDS encoding CidA/LrgA family protein translates to MTQRSISIHAQRLLRRNRLVQIGMLGLFWLAGEALARTTGLPLPGGILGMALALALFLAGGLKVASMKRGANWMLAEMLLFFVPAVLALLDHRELFGLLGLKIFAIIVVSTTAVMCVTALTVDLCYRWTDRHDSRGAVA, encoded by the coding sequence ATGACGCAACGCAGCATTTCCATTCACGCTCAACGTCTCCTCCGCCGCAACCGGCTGGTACAGATCGGCATGCTCGGCCTGTTCTGGCTCGCGGGCGAGGCGTTGGCCCGGACCACTGGCCTGCCCTTGCCCGGCGGAATTCTCGGCATGGCGCTGGCGCTCGCGCTGTTTCTGGCGGGAGGGCTCAAGGTCGCCAGCATGAAGCGTGGCGCCAACTGGATGCTGGCCGAGATGCTGCTGTTCTTTGTCCCGGCGGTGCTGGCGCTGCTCGATCATCGCGAGCTGTTCGGGCTGCTGGGCCTGAAGATCTTCGCCATCATCGTCGTGAGCACCACCGCCGTGATGTGCGTGACGGCGCTGACCGTCGACCTCTGCTACCGCTGGACCGACCGTCATGACTCTCGTGGCGCTGTGGCGTGA
- a CDS encoding HAD family phosphatase, with amino-acid sequence MLMRGVIKERRALLFDIDGTLADTDALHIEAFNAVFGRYGHVFDRPRAARELLGRSNASIGAQFLPDEPPERRAAIMAQKEEVFRGLAAGRVEPLPGLIALLDQAAAASIPVVAVTNAPRANAELILQGIGIADRFRAVIIGDELLHGKPHPLPYLEGLRAAEAAPETAVAFEDSRAGIAAATAAGIVTVGMRTNLEHDDLIAAGAALSAAAFDEPELLALLRRRLGGD; translated from the coding sequence TTGCTGATGCGAGGCGTTATCAAAGAGCGGCGGGCGCTGCTGTTCGACATCGACGGCACGCTGGCGGACACCGATGCGCTGCACATCGAGGCCTTCAACGCGGTGTTCGGTCGCTATGGCCACGTCTTCGACCGCCCACGTGCGGCACGCGAACTGCTCGGGCGCTCCAATGCGTCGATCGGCGCCCAATTCCTGCCGGATGAGCCGCCGGAGCGGCGCGCCGCAATCATGGCGCAGAAGGAGGAGGTGTTTCGCGGCCTCGCCGCCGGCCGGGTGGAGCCCCTGCCGGGGCTCATCGCGCTGCTCGATCAGGCCGCGGCGGCCTCGATTCCGGTCGTCGCGGTGACCAACGCGCCGCGTGCCAATGCGGAGCTGATCCTGCAGGGAATCGGCATCGCCGACCGGTTTCGCGCGGTGATCATCGGTGACGAGCTGCTGCACGGCAAGCCGCACCCGCTGCCCTATCTCGAAGGGCTGCGCGCCGCGGAGGCCGCGCCGGAGACCGCGGTTGCCTTCGAGGATTCTCGCGCGGGGATTGCGGCTGCGACCGCGGCGGGCATCGTGACCGTGGGCATGCGGACCAATCTCGAGCACGACGACCTCATCGCGGCGGGCGCCGCGCTGTCCGCGGCGGCGTTCGACGAACCCGAACTGCTGGCGCTGCTGCGGAGGCGTCTGGGAGGCGATTGA
- a CDS encoding amidohydrolase family protein has product MAVDKLFINARLDRGARHAITVDHGRISGLLAETARPEAREVIDLGGALVVPGFVEGHIHLDTSFYGDAWKPHKPCTNGFDVHERVAFQAENMAAAAPMDVRARNQLDLCIGHGTARMRSHVMVDGSVGLKSLETILRVREEYRDLIEIQLVAFPQSGIIKSPGTPELLDEAIKQGANVVGGLDPASFDRDVEKHLDVVFGVAQKHGVDVDIHLHDGGMLGLFELEQIASRTRALGMQGHVAVSHAYGLGDLPAEPLKKIADVLAASGVAIMTNAPGARPFPPVALLRAAGVTVFSGNDNIRDSWWPYGDGDLLNRAMMVGYRSGFYVDDELRAAFDLVTAAGAKALRLADYGLEVGAHADFVTLNAEHVPEAVAAVPKGRSVYKDGRLIARDGRVMRTC; this is encoded by the coding sequence ATGGCCGTCGACAAGCTGTTCATCAATGCGCGCCTCGACCGGGGCGCGCGCCATGCGATCACGGTCGACCATGGCCGTATCAGCGGCCTGCTAGCCGAAACCGCGCGGCCCGAGGCGCGCGAGGTGATCGATCTCGGCGGCGCGCTGGTCGTGCCCGGCTTCGTCGAAGGCCATATCCATCTCGACACCAGCTTCTATGGCGATGCCTGGAAGCCGCACAAGCCGTGCACCAACGGATTCGACGTGCACGAGCGCGTTGCCTTCCAGGCGGAGAACATGGCCGCGGCAGCGCCGATGGACGTGCGCGCCCGCAACCAGCTCGATCTCTGCATCGGTCACGGCACGGCGCGGATGCGAAGCCATGTGATGGTCGACGGCTCGGTCGGGCTGAAGTCGCTGGAGACGATCCTGCGCGTGCGGGAGGAGTATCGCGACCTGATCGAGATCCAGCTCGTCGCGTTTCCCCAGAGCGGCATTATTAAGAGCCCCGGCACGCCCGAACTGCTCGACGAGGCGATCAAGCAGGGAGCGAACGTGGTCGGCGGACTCGATCCGGCGAGCTTCGATCGCGACGTCGAGAAGCATCTCGATGTCGTGTTCGGCGTCGCGCAGAAGCATGGCGTCGACGTCGACATCCATCTTCATGATGGAGGCATGCTCGGCCTGTTCGAGCTGGAGCAGATCGCCTCACGCACGCGCGCACTCGGCATGCAGGGCCATGTCGCGGTCAGCCACGCCTACGGGCTCGGCGATCTCCCGGCAGAGCCGCTGAAGAAGATTGCCGACGTGCTGGCCGCGTCGGGCGTCGCCATCATGACCAACGCGCCGGGTGCGCGGCCCTTCCCGCCGGTGGCTCTGCTGCGCGCGGCCGGCGTTACCGTGTTCAGCGGCAACGACAACATCCGCGATTCCTGGTGGCCCTATGGCGACGGTGATCTGTTGAACCGGGCCATGATGGTTGGCTATCGCTCCGGCTTCTATGTCGACGACGAGCTGCGGGCTGCCTTCGATCTCGTCACCGCCGCTGGCGCCAAGGCGCTGCGGCTTGCCGACTATGGTCTCGAGGTCGGAGCGCACGCCGACTTCGTCACCCTCAATGCCGAGCACGTCCCGGAGGCGGTGGCGGCCGTGCCCAAAGGACGATCCGTCTACAAAGATGGCCGCCTGATCGCGCGCGACGGCCGCGTGATGCGAACGTGCTGA
- a CDS encoding N-acetylglutaminylglutamine amidotransferase, translating into MCGICGEIRHSGQPALAALSLVNDAMQARGPDAAGLYVQGGIALGHRRLSILDLSSAAQQPMIDAALGLGIAFNGCIYNFRELRTELKAKGYRFFSDGDTEVILKAYHAWGKNCVQRFKGMFAFALWERDCGRVVIARDRLGIKPLYYTEGDGFFRFASSLPALLAGGGVDTSLDLTALHHFFSFHAAVPAPRTILNGVKKLEPATLLTIEPDGTRRRERYWHFNVGEQRPTDRAMTADEWSEAVLDAMTAAVDRRRVADVPVGVLLSGGLDSSLLVALLSKLGHQDIRTFSIGFDAVGGHSGDEFRYSDIIARTFGTNHEQIRIGGHRALEALPHAIAAMSEPMVSHDAVAFHLLSSEVAKRVKVVQSGQGADEVFGGYSWYPGFLSANDPVQSYQSTYFDWQHADLQRLLLPDMLGDDVSLAFVERFFAEHGGAAVDKVLQIDAEIMLVDDPVKRVDNMTMAFGLEARVPFLDHDVVELAARIPAELKVKNGGKHILKEAARRCVPAEVIDRPKGYFPVPSLRYLRGPFLDYVRDVLSDDKARTRGLYQRDFVDHMLQNPEAEMSPKGHSRLWQAALLEAWLQTHGI; encoded by the coding sequence ATGTGCGGCATTTGTGGTGAAATCAGGCATTCCGGCCAGCCCGCGCTCGCGGCGCTCAGCCTGGTCAACGATGCGATGCAGGCGCGGGGACCCGATGCGGCCGGACTCTATGTCCAGGGCGGGATCGCACTGGGACATCGGCGTCTGAGCATCCTCGATCTCTCCTCCGCCGCGCAGCAGCCGATGATCGATGCCGCGCTCGGGCTCGGTATCGCATTCAACGGCTGCATCTATAACTTCCGCGAGCTGCGCACCGAGCTGAAGGCGAAGGGCTATCGCTTCTTCTCCGACGGCGACACGGAAGTCATCCTCAAGGCCTATCACGCCTGGGGCAAGAACTGCGTGCAACGCTTCAAGGGCATGTTTGCTTTTGCGCTCTGGGAGCGCGACTGCGGGCGTGTCGTGATCGCGCGCGACCGGCTCGGCATCAAGCCGCTCTATTACACCGAAGGTGACGGCTTCTTTCGATTCGCGTCGTCCCTGCCGGCGCTGCTCGCCGGTGGCGGAGTCGACACCTCGCTGGATCTCACGGCGCTGCACCACTTCTTCAGCTTTCACGCGGCCGTTCCCGCCCCGCGCACGATCCTCAACGGCGTGAAGAAGCTCGAGCCGGCGACGCTGCTGACCATCGAGCCGGACGGCACGCGGCGTCGCGAGCGCTATTGGCACTTCAATGTCGGCGAGCAGCGCCCGACGGATCGGGCCATGACTGCCGATGAATGGTCGGAGGCGGTGCTGGATGCAATGACGGCGGCCGTCGACCGACGCCGGGTCGCCGACGTGCCCGTGGGCGTGCTGCTGTCCGGCGGGCTCGATTCGTCGCTGCTGGTCGCACTGCTGTCCAAGCTCGGCCACCAGGACATCCGCACCTTCTCGATCGGCTTCGATGCTGTGGGCGGGCACAGCGGCGATGAGTTTCGCTACTCGGACATCATCGCGCGCACGTTTGGTACAAATCACGAGCAGATCAGGATCGGCGGCCATCGCGCGCTCGAGGCGCTGCCGCATGCGATCGCCGCGATGTCGGAGCCGATGGTCAGCCATGACGCGGTTGCGTTCCATCTCTTGTCCTCGGAGGTCGCCAAGCGGGTCAAGGTGGTGCAGAGCGGGCAGGGCGCCGACGAGGTGTTCGGCGGCTACAGCTGGTACCCCGGCTTCCTCTCGGCGAACGATCCGGTGCAGTCATATCAGAGCACCTATTTCGATTGGCAGCATGCGGACCTGCAGCGGCTGCTGTTGCCGGACATGCTCGGCGACGATGTCAGCCTCGCATTCGTCGAGCGCTTCTTCGCCGAACACGGCGGTGCCGCGGTCGACAAGGTGCTGCAGATCGACGCCGAGATCATGCTGGTCGACGACCCCGTGAAGCGGGTCGACAACATGACGATGGCGTTCGGACTGGAAGCGCGCGTGCCATTCCTCGATCACGACGTGGTCGAGCTCGCCGCGCGCATCCCGGCCGAGCTGAAGGTAAAGAACGGCGGTAAGCATATCCTGAAGGAGGCCGCGCGACGCTGCGTGCCGGCGGAGGTGATCGACCGTCCGAAAGGCTATTTCCCGGTGCCGTCATTGCGCTATCTGCGCGGGCCATTCCTCGACTATGTGCGTGACGTGCTGAGCGACGACAAGGCGCGCACGCGCGGTCTCTACCAACGTGATTTCGTCGACCACATGCTGCAGAACCCGGAAGCCGAGATGAGCCCGAAGGGCCATTCGCGCCTCTGGCAGGCGGCTCTGCTGGAAGCCTGGCTGCAGACGCACGGCATTTGA
- a CDS encoding class II glutamine amidotransferase has protein sequence MCRWIAYRGERTSFEHYVTEPEHSLVTQSIRALESTAGTNGDGFGLGWYGDHPEPGLYRETRPAWSDENLRYLCRHLHSHLFFAHVRAATGTAVTRQNCHPFACGRWLFMHNGFVGSWNRLRRKVEAMIPDALYPSRLGTTDSEAVFLAMVGAGIDQDPIGATSRVIRALCQLVNEDGLREHLRFTSALSNGHDLYAFRFAANDRANSLYYREDGDQVIAVSEPYDKEPDWIEVPPDHVLVARASSRAEIVPLFVAGAIELEAERKRSQRVIGGM, from the coding sequence ATGTGTCGTTGGATCGCCTACCGCGGAGAGCGGACCTCGTTCGAGCACTACGTGACCGAGCCCGAGCATTCCCTGGTGACGCAGAGCATCCGCGCGCTGGAATCGACAGCGGGCACGAATGGCGATGGCTTTGGCCTCGGCTGGTATGGCGACCATCCCGAGCCAGGCCTCTATCGCGAGACGCGTCCGGCCTGGTCGGACGAGAACCTGCGCTATCTCTGCCGCCATCTGCACTCACATCTGTTCTTCGCGCATGTCCGTGCGGCGACCGGCACGGCGGTGACGCGGCAGAACTGCCATCCGTTCGCCTGCGGCCGCTGGCTGTTCATGCATAATGGCTTCGTCGGAAGCTGGAACAGGCTGCGCCGAAAAGTGGAGGCCATGATTCCGGATGCGCTGTATCCGTCCCGGCTCGGCACGACGGACTCCGAGGCGGTGTTTCTCGCCATGGTCGGCGCCGGCATCGATCAGGATCCGATCGGCGCGACATCGAGGGTGATCAGGGCTCTCTGTCAGCTCGTCAATGAGGATGGCCTACGCGAGCATCTGCGCTTCACCTCGGCGCTGTCGAATGGCCACGATCTCTACGCGTTTCGCTTCGCCGCTAACGACCGCGCCAACTCGCTCTACTACCGCGAGGACGGCGACCAGGTGATCGCCGTCTCCGAGCCCTACGACAAGGAGCCGGATTGGATCGAGGTCCCGCCGGATCACGTGCTGGTCGCACGTGCGTCCAGCCGCGCCGAGATCGTTCCGCTCTTTGTCGCAGGCGCGATCGAGCTCGAGGCGGAACGCAAGAGATCACAGAGGGTTATCGGAGGCATGTAG
- a CDS encoding type 1 glutamine amidotransferase, giving the protein MLKLLVLEGNSLAGRSRWAEIAGHTPSESYADVLRALAPDAVIDIATPADADARLPQPIDAYEGIVITGSALNIYQREPESLRQIELLRMIFAQGVPMFGSCWGLQLATVAAGGEVSLNPAGREVGFARKVVLTEAGRRHPLHEMRGEVFDAPAIHSDIVTKLPPDATVTARNAMSEVQAAEIRSGHGRFWGVQYHPEFSLQDVAWVIRRIGQPLVDEGFFADAIELERYAADLASLHQDRARRDLLWRLGLDQDVANDRQRQAEISNWLASLIRR; this is encoded by the coding sequence GTGTTGAAGCTGCTCGTGCTCGAAGGCAATTCGCTCGCGGGCCGGAGTCGCTGGGCGGAGATTGCCGGGCATACTCCATCGGAGAGCTATGCCGACGTGCTGCGTGCGTTGGCGCCTGATGCAGTGATCGACATCGCGACGCCCGCCGACGCCGATGCGCGGCTGCCGCAGCCGATCGACGCCTATGAAGGCATCGTCATCACCGGATCGGCGCTGAACATCTATCAGCGCGAGCCCGAGTCCCTGCGTCAGATCGAGCTGCTGCGCATGATCTTCGCGCAGGGCGTGCCGATGTTCGGCTCCTGTTGGGGACTGCAGCTGGCGACGGTCGCTGCCGGCGGCGAGGTGTCGCTCAATCCGGCCGGCCGCGAAGTCGGCTTCGCACGCAAGGTCGTACTGACGGAGGCGGGTCGCCGTCATCCGCTGCATGAAATGCGTGGCGAGGTGTTCGATGCGCCGGCGATCCACAGCGACATCGTGACCAAGCTGCCGCCGGATGCAACGGTGACGGCGCGCAACGCCATGAGCGAGGTGCAGGCGGCGGAAATCAGGAGCGGCCACGGTCGTTTCTGGGGTGTACAATATCACCCGGAGTTCAGCCTGCAGGACGTGGCCTGGGTCATCCGACGCATCGGCCAGCCGCTGGTCGATGAGGGATTTTTCGCCGATGCGATCGAACTCGAGCGCTATGCCGCCGATCTCGCCTCGCTGCATCAGGATCGGGCGCGGCGCGATCTGCTCTGGCGTCTCGGGCTCGATCAGGACGTCGCGAACGACCGCCAACGTCAGGCCGAGATCAGCAACTGGTTGGCGTCGCTCATTCGCCGCTGA
- a CDS encoding LysR family transcriptional regulator translates to MELRTLKTFVEVVRQGGFSHAAKVVFATQSTVSKAVKQLEDELGLPLLDRLGHKSRMTAAGEIVYRRAIRLLAERDDLQAELEELRGLKRGVLRLGLPPIGSSTLFAPLFALYRQLYPEIEIRLVEHGSDRLSEMLAAGDIDFAGLLPPIADEFAAQIVRREPLMALVSVDHPLARRETITLAELRDTPFVLFEAGFALNRILREACRRNGFEPIVAARSTQIDFIAELAGAGLGVAFLPRMIATQRTQVPISLVLLDEPDTEWTLAMAWRRGAYLSPAAAAWLRLVRERGEA, encoded by the coding sequence ATGGAACTCAGAACCCTAAAAACCTTCGTCGAAGTCGTCCGCCAGGGCGGCTTCTCCCACGCCGCCAAAGTGGTGTTCGCGACGCAGTCGACGGTCAGCAAGGCGGTCAAACAGCTCGAGGACGAGCTCGGCCTGCCGCTGCTCGACCGGCTCGGCCACAAGAGCCGCATGACCGCGGCAGGCGAGATCGTCTACCGCCGCGCCATCCGGCTGCTGGCGGAGCGCGATGACCTGCAGGCGGAACTCGAGGAGTTGCGCGGGCTGAAGCGCGGCGTGCTGCGCCTCGGCCTGCCGCCGATCGGATCGAGCACGCTGTTCGCGCCGCTGTTTGCGCTTTATCGCCAGCTTTATCCGGAGATCGAGATCCGGCTGGTCGAGCATGGCAGCGACCGGTTGAGCGAGATGCTCGCCGCCGGCGATATCGACTTTGCCGGCCTGCTGCCGCCGATCGCCGACGAGTTCGCCGCGCAGATCGTGCGCCGCGAGCCGCTAATGGCGCTGGTGTCGGTCGATCATCCGCTGGCGCGCCGTGAGACGATCACGCTGGCCGAACTGCGCGACACGCCGTTCGTCCTGTTCGAAGCGGGGTTCGCGCTCAACCGCATCCTGCGCGAGGCGTGCCGACGCAACGGCTTCGAGCCGATCGTGGCGGCGCGCAGCACGCAGATCGACTTCATCGCCGAGCTGGCCGGCGCCGGACTCGGGGTCGCCTTCCTGCCGCGCATGATCGCCACTCAACGCACGCAAGTTCCGATCAGCCTCGTGTTGCTCGACGAGCCGGATACGGAATGGACCCTGGCGATGGCTTGGCGCCGCGGCGCCTATCTTTCGCCTGCGGCCGCGGCGTGGCTCAGATTGGTGAGGGAGCGCGGGGAGGCGTAA
- a CDS encoding SPFH domain-containing protein — protein sequence MDITTVIQPALAAGAIIALLALLKLSNVIRYIPNNQVGIVEKLWSIRGSVADGFIALHGEAGFEPEVLRGGLHLFFPFMYRIHTSDLVTVGQGKIAYVFARDGAPLGASQVLGANDSEDNSDFQDARRFLLAGGQKGPQRKILREGTYAINTTQFAIITDERVYGHALSDQERVVLDAMQLTIAERWGFTPVILAADHDLVGIVTVHDGPSLPPGEIIAPEVGTELHDTATFHNNFQEPEKFLAAGGHRGRQLQVIVEGTWYINRLFATVEEVPKTIIPVGNVGVVIFYTGPHMADVSGETYRHGELVRNGGRGVWKDPLLPGKYAFNTYAGKIEIIPTVNFILKWVRGEVGAMKLDENLSEISLITKDAFEPTLPLSVVMHIDYKKAPMIIQRFGDVKKLVEQTLDPMVSAFFKNVAQKMTLIELLQNRAAIQEESAAEMKVKFEGYSLELQEVLIGTPRAAPGDQTIENILIQLRMRQVAREQVETFQEQEKAAIQERTLNEAKATAAAQAALTQSLIQIRVNENEGAAALARAQKDAETRKVTAAAVGEQSRLEGQGEADRALAVGAANAQATKLAVDAYGGPEFRLAEQNFAKFAEALTRINQPLVPQFLMSGGQGQESGNSGLIPTAMLSSMFGRMMPEALEQLKREAPRGARQ from the coding sequence ATGGACATCACCACTGTGATCCAGCCGGCCCTGGCGGCCGGGGCGATCATTGCGTTGCTTGCACTGCTGAAGCTTTCCAACGTCATCCGCTACATCCCCAACAACCAGGTCGGCATCGTCGAGAAGTTGTGGAGCATCCGCGGCTCCGTCGCAGACGGTTTCATCGCGCTGCACGGCGAGGCCGGCTTCGAGCCGGAGGTGCTGCGCGGCGGCCTGCACCTGTTCTTTCCCTTCATGTACCGCATCCACACCTCCGATTTGGTGACGGTCGGCCAGGGCAAGATCGCCTATGTCTTCGCCCGCGACGGCGCGCCGCTCGGCGCCTCTCAGGTGCTGGGCGCCAACGACAGCGAGGACAACAGCGACTTCCAGGATGCGCGGCGCTTTCTTTTGGCCGGCGGCCAGAAGGGCCCGCAGCGCAAGATCCTGCGCGAGGGCACCTATGCGATCAATACGACGCAGTTCGCCATCATCACCGACGAGCGCGTCTATGGCCATGCGCTGAGCGATCAGGAACGCGTGGTGCTCGACGCGATGCAGCTGACCATCGCCGAGCGCTGGGGCTTCACCCCCGTCATCCTGGCGGCCGATCATGATCTGGTCGGCATCGTCACGGTCCATGACGGCCCGTCGCTGCCTCCCGGCGAGATCATCGCGCCGGAGGTCGGCACCGAGCTGCACGATACCGCGACCTTTCACAACAATTTCCAGGAGCCCGAGAAATTCCTCGCCGCCGGCGGCCATCGCGGCCGTCAGCTGCAGGTCATCGTCGAGGGCACCTGGTACATCAACCGGCTGTTCGCCACGGTGGAGGAGGTACCGAAAACCATCATCCCTGTGGGCAATGTCGGCGTCGTCATCTTCTACACCGGTCCGCACATGGCCGACGTGTCCGGCGAGACCTATCGACATGGCGAGCTTGTCAGGAATGGCGGCCGCGGCGTCTGGAAGGATCCGCTGCTGCCCGGCAAATACGCGTTCAACACCTATGCCGGCAAGATCGAGATCATCCCGACCGTCAACTTCATCCTCAAATGGGTGCGCGGCGAGGTCGGCGCGATGAAGCTCGACGAGAACCTGTCGGAGATCTCGCTGATCACCAAGGACGCGTTCGAGCCGACCTTGCCGCTCTCGGTGGTGATGCACATCGACTACAAGAAGGCACCGATGATCATCCAGCGCTTCGGCGACGTGAAGAAGCTGGTCGAGCAGACGCTCGACCCGATGGTCTCCGCGTTCTTCAAGAACGTCGCGCAGAAGATGACCCTGATCGAGCTGCTGCAGAACCGCGCCGCCATTCAAGAAGAATCCGCGGCCGAGATGAAGGTGAAGTTCGAGGGCTATTCGCTCGAGTTGCAGGAGGTCTTGATCGGCACGCCGCGCGCGGCGCCCGGCGACCAGACCATCGAGAACATCCTGATCCAGCTGCGCATGCGCCAGGTCGCGCGCGAGCAGGTCGAGACCTTCCAGGAGCAGGAGAAGGCCGCGATCCAGGAGCGCACGCTGAACGAGGCCAAGGCGACGGCGGCGGCGCAGGCCGCGCTGACGCAGTCGCTGATCCAGATCCGCGTCAATGAGAACGAAGGCGCGGCCGCGCTCGCCCGTGCGCAGAAGGATGCCGAGACCCGCAAGGTGACGGCGGCCGCCGTCGGCGAGCAGTCGCGGCTCGAGGGCCAGGGCGAGGCCGATCGCGCACTCGCGGTCGGTGCCGCGAATGCGCAGGCGACCAAGCTCGCGGTCGATGCCTATGGTGGCCCGGAGTTCAGGCTCGCCGAGCAGAACTTCGCGAAATTCGCCGAGGCGCTGACCCGGATCAACCAGCCGTTGGTTCCGCAATTCCTGATGTCAGGCGGCCAGGGGCAGGAGAGCGGCAATTCGGGTCTCATCCCGACGGCGATGCTGAGCTCGATGTTCGGGCGCATGATGCCGGAGGCGCTGGAGCAGCTGAAGCGCGAAGCGCCACGCGGCGCGCGGCAGTAG